From one Geoalkalibacter halelectricus genomic stretch:
- a CDS encoding HepT-like ribonuclease domain-containing protein, with amino-acid sequence MQLEVLKYVYDIQQACQLLKQFTAGKNLTNYLADAMLRSAVERQFEIIGEALNQALRLDSSLSRYISNASRIIAFRNRLIHGYASVSDQVVWGVLESQLPILTEEVSQLLEKSA; translated from the coding sequence ATGCAGCTTGAGGTCCTCAAATACGTCTACGATATCCAACAGGCCTGCCAACTGCTCAAGCAGTTTACCGCCGGAAAAAATCTTACCAATTATCTGGCGGATGCCATGTTGCGCTCGGCCGTCGAGCGCCAATTCGAGATCATCGGCGAAGCTCTCAACCAAGCCCTACGTCTGGACTCATCCCTGTCGCGTTACATCAGCAACGCCAGCAGAATAATTGCTTTTCGGAACCGCCTGATTCATGGCTATGCCTCGGTTTCCGACCAGGTCGTCTGGGGAGTTCTCGAGTCGCAACTTCCGATTTTGACCGAGGAAGTCTCGCAGCTTCTCGAAAAATCCGCTTGA
- the hflC gene encoding protease modulator HflC: MKKELFIIVAVAVFVLAKGSIFVVDEGEQVLVTQFGKPVGDIRQAGLHFKIPLVQELHRFQRRIMQWDGDPNQIPTKDMRYIWVDVTARWRIADPLLFYTTVANERGAQSRLDDILDSVVRDAVSGHLLVELVRGADYKPPRGAEKEVFEIEGEEIDIDTLIGREVILAELLERARESTPEYGIDLIDLQIKRINYVEQVRQRVYERMISERKQVAAEYRSEGEGERAEILGQMGRELRTIESEAFRQAEEIRGNADAQAARIYADAYNRDREFYAFVRSLEAYRNSIQGNSRLVISTDSDFYKFFQKIE, encoded by the coding sequence ATGAAAAAGGAACTATTTATTATCGTCGCCGTGGCGGTGTTCGTGCTGGCCAAGGGCAGCATCTTCGTGGTCGACGAGGGCGAGCAGGTGCTGGTCACCCAGTTCGGCAAGCCCGTCGGCGACATCCGCCAGGCTGGTCTTCATTTCAAAATCCCCCTGGTGCAGGAACTGCATCGCTTCCAGCGCCGCATCATGCAGTGGGACGGTGATCCCAACCAGATTCCCACCAAAGACATGCGTTATATCTGGGTGGATGTCACCGCCCGCTGGCGGATCGCCGATCCGCTGCTCTTCTACACCACCGTGGCCAATGAGCGCGGCGCGCAAAGCCGCCTCGACGACATTCTCGATTCGGTGGTGCGCGATGCGGTTTCCGGGCATCTGCTCGTGGAACTGGTGCGCGGCGCGGACTACAAGCCGCCGCGCGGCGCGGAAAAAGAGGTGTTCGAAATCGAAGGGGAGGAGATCGACATCGACACCCTCATCGGCCGCGAGGTCATTCTCGCCGAACTGCTCGAGCGCGCTCGCGAGAGCACGCCCGAGTACGGCATCGATCTCATCGACTTGCAGATCAAGCGTATCAACTACGTCGAGCAGGTACGCCAGCGCGTCTATGAGCGCATGATCTCCGAGCGTAAGCAGGTGGCCGCCGAGTATCGCTCGGAAGGCGAGGGCGAGCGCGCCGAGATTCTCGGCCAGATGGGCCGCGAACTGCGCACCATCGAGTCGGAGGCCTTTCGCCAGGCCGAGGAAATCCGCGGCAACGCCGATGCCCAGGCCGCGCGCATCTACGCCGACGCCTACAACCGCGATCGCGAGTTCTACGCCTTCGTGCGCTCCCTGGAGGCCTATCGTAACTCGATCCAGGGCAATTCACGCCTGGTGATCAGCACCGATTCGGACTTCTACAAATTCTTTCAGAAAATCGAATAA
- a CDS encoding DUF3187 family protein, with the protein MKNFLLCLMLAVFGAAWPVVPARADEIRPFFTRNLHPVVQVFGLPPAEGGYVVTRGSTDLRLAAEAANHYCGSVRDSANALLDGETYRLTLAVRQGLAPRWELGVDIGLVAHDGGVLDGLIDGFHDAVGARGSGRENRPRDSLLYYYHRGGVTYLEMDQSSAGLADLSLLLAYQLVVATDAHRRALALRGGVKLPTGDADRLHGSGGTDVHLRLAATDAQSLGALNLTLYGSAGVLRLGRGDVLPEIQREWVGFATLGLGWRARSWLAIKAQVDGHTAFFRDSCRKQINSPSAQLVFGSTFFLSRRWSLDLAVSEDLVVGTAPDISFHLALARRF; encoded by the coding sequence ATGAAAAACTTTCTGCTGTGTCTCATGCTCGCAGTTTTCGGCGCCGCCTGGCCGGTGGTGCCGGCGCGCGCTGACGAAATCAGACCGTTTTTCACCCGCAATCTGCATCCCGTCGTGCAGGTATTCGGACTGCCACCAGCGGAAGGTGGTTATGTGGTAACGCGGGGGTCGACCGACCTGCGCCTGGCGGCCGAAGCCGCCAATCACTACTGTGGCAGTGTGCGGGACAGTGCCAACGCACTCCTCGACGGTGAGACCTATCGGTTGACCCTGGCCGTGCGCCAGGGGCTGGCGCCGCGCTGGGAACTTGGTGTGGATATAGGGCTGGTGGCGCATGACGGAGGGGTTCTTGATGGCTTAATCGATGGATTTCACGACGCCGTCGGCGCACGCGGCAGTGGTCGTGAAAACCGTCCCCGCGACAGTTTGCTTTACTATTATCACCGTGGCGGAGTGACGTACCTTGAGATGGACCAAAGCAGTGCGGGCCTTGCGGACCTGTCCCTGTTGCTGGCTTATCAACTGGTGGTTGCGACAGATGCCCACCGCCGCGCCCTCGCACTGCGCGGCGGAGTCAAACTGCCCACGGGCGACGCCGATCGCCTGCACGGCAGCGGCGGTACCGACGTGCACCTGCGTTTGGCGGCCACGGATGCGCAGTCCTTGGGTGCCTTGAACCTCACTCTTTATGGTTCCGCCGGGGTTCTGCGATTGGGGCGCGGCGATGTGTTGCCCGAGATCCAGCGTGAATGGGTTGGCTTTGCGACCTTGGGATTGGGGTGGAGGGCGCGAAGTTGGTTGGCCATCAAGGCGCAGGTCGACGGGCACACCGCCTTTTTCCGTGACAGCTGCCGCAAGCAGATCAATTCCCCCTCGGCGCAGCTGGTGTTTGGCAGCACATTCTTCCTGTCGCGCCGCTGGTCCCTGGATCTGGCTGTTAGTGAGGACCTGGTTGTCGGCACCGCCCCCGATATCTCTTTTCACCTGGCCCTGGCGCGGCGCTTCTGA
- a CDS encoding agmatine deiminase family protein — MQVRLPAEWEEQDAVLLAWPHQDSDWAPLLERVSPVFTEIALRIADYESVVIVAPDLTPVRQALTTAGADLERFRLVRCPTNDTWARDFGPITVEEQGRPRLLDFGFNGWGLKFAANLDNQVTRRLRGAGVFGAVPLHTPGLILEGGSIESDGRGTLLTTSECLLNPNRNPHLDQSGLERELGELLGTKHFLWLNNGYLAGDDTDSHIDTLARLAPADTILYVACDDAEDEHFAALAAMRAELEAFRTPQGQPYRLLPLPWPRAHYDEAGQRLPATYANFLVINQAVLVPTYGDPHDADALAVVGEAFPDRAIIGIDCSALILQHGSLHCVTMQLPKGVLA, encoded by the coding sequence ATGCAAGTTCGCCTTCCCGCCGAATGGGAGGAGCAGGACGCGGTCCTTTTGGCTTGGCCGCATCAAGACAGCGACTGGGCCCCTCTGCTCGAGCGCGTTTCGCCGGTGTTCACCGAAATTGCCCTGCGCATCGCCGATTACGAGTCCGTGGTGATTGTCGCGCCCGATCTGACACCGGTTCGCCAGGCATTGACCACGGCCGGCGCTGATCTGGAGCGGTTTCGCTTGGTGCGGTGCCCGACCAATGATACCTGGGCGAGGGACTTCGGCCCCATCACCGTCGAAGAACAGGGCCGGCCGCGCTTGCTCGACTTCGGTTTCAACGGCTGGGGACTCAAATTCGCCGCCAACCTCGACAACCAGGTCACCCGCCGCCTGCGCGGGGCGGGCGTGTTCGGCGCCGTGCCGCTGCATACCCCGGGGCTGATCCTCGAAGGCGGCAGCATCGAAAGCGACGGCCGGGGCACCCTGCTGACCACCAGCGAGTGCCTGCTCAATCCCAACCGCAATCCCCACCTGGATCAATCCGGCCTGGAACGCGAACTGGGCGAACTTCTGGGGACCAAGCATTTTCTCTGGCTCAACAACGGCTATCTGGCCGGCGACGATACGGACTCGCATATCGACACCCTGGCGCGCCTGGCGCCAGCGGACACCATCCTTTATGTCGCCTGCGACGACGCGGAGGATGAGCACTTTGCGGCACTAGCGGCCATGCGTGCCGAACTGGAAGCTTTTCGCACCCCCCAGGGGCAGCCCTATCGTCTTCTGCCCCTGCCCTGGCCGCGGGCGCATTATGACGAAGCCGGACAGCGGCTGCCCGCGACCTACGCCAATTTCCTGGTCATCAATCAGGCCGTGCTGGTGCCCACCTATGGCGACCCACACGACGCTGACGCTCTGGCGGTGGTAGGCGAAGCCTTCCCCGATCGTGCTATAATCGGCATTGACTGCTCGGCCCTCATTCTTCAACATGGCTCGCTGCACTGCGTCACCATGCAGTTGCCCAAGGGAGTTTTGGCATGA
- a CDS encoding carbon-nitrogen hydrolase: MNKLKVGLVQQSCGANREDNVRKSLDGIRQAAESGAQLVVLQELHTGLYFCQTEDTDCFDQAETIPGPSTEQFGALARELGVVLVTSLFERRAPGLYHNTAVVLERDGSIAGRYRKMHIPDDPGYYEKFFFTPGDLGFNPIDTSVGRLGVLVCWDQWYPEGARLMALAGADLLIYPTAIGWDPRDNDDEQQRQREAWLTIQRAHAVANGLPVISVNRVGHEPDPSEQSPGALFWGSSFIAGPQGEWIARAATDAEEVLVHDIDLGRSETVRRIWPFLRDRRIDAYQDLTRRYRD, from the coding sequence ATGAACAAGCTCAAGGTCGGTCTGGTCCAGCAAAGCTGCGGCGCAAACCGCGAGGACAATGTTCGCAAGAGTTTGGACGGCATTCGCCAAGCCGCCGAGAGCGGGGCGCAACTGGTGGTTCTGCAGGAGTTGCATACCGGCCTGTACTTCTGCCAAACCGAAGACACCGACTGCTTCGATCAGGCCGAAACCATCCCCGGCCCGTCGACCGAACAGTTCGGCGCCCTGGCCCGGGAACTCGGCGTGGTGCTTGTGACCTCGCTGTTCGAGCGGCGCGCCCCCGGCCTTTACCACAACACCGCCGTGGTGCTGGAGCGTGACGGAAGCATCGCCGGTCGCTATCGCAAAATGCATATCCCCGACGATCCGGGCTATTACGAGAAGTTTTTCTTCACCCCCGGCGATCTCGGCTTCAACCCCATCGACACTTCCGTCGGGCGCTTGGGCGTGCTGGTCTGCTGGGACCAGTGGTATCCCGAAGGGGCACGCCTCATGGCCCTGGCGGGAGCGGATCTGCTCATCTATCCCACCGCCATCGGCTGGGATCCGCGCGACAACGATGATGAGCAGCAGCGCCAACGCGAGGCCTGGTTGACCATCCAGCGTGCCCACGCAGTGGCCAACGGCCTGCCGGTGATCAGCGTCAATCGCGTCGGCCATGAACCCGACCCCAGCGAGCAATCCCCCGGAGCCTTATTCTGGGGCAGCAGCTTTATCGCCGGGCCCCAGGGGGAATGGATCGCGCGCGCCGCCACCGACGCCGAGGAGGTTCTGGTGCACGACATCGATCTGGGGCGCAGCGAGACCGTGCGCCGCATCTGGCCGTTTCTGCGCGATCGGCGCATCGACGCCTATCAGGATCTGACCAGGCGCTATCGAGACTAA
- a CDS encoding peptidylprolyl isomerase yields the protein MSNSNPLVQMETSLGEIILELDVEKAPLSVENFIAYARAGHYDGTIFHRVIKGFMIQGGGLTPEMQEKPTREPIKNEARNKLKNKTGTIAMARTEEVDSATAQFFINTEDNKFLNNTGTSPADFGYAVFGQVVDGMNVVYTIEQRATTSRDGYDDVPVEPVVITKVTVLD from the coding sequence ATGAGCAACTCAAATCCTCTCGTCCAGATGGAGACCTCCCTGGGCGAAATCATTCTTGAACTCGATGTTGAAAAAGCGCCCTTGAGCGTGGAAAACTTCATCGCCTATGCGCGCGCCGGTCATTATGACGGCACCATCTTTCACCGCGTCATCAAGGGATTCATGATTCAGGGTGGCGGGCTGACGCCCGAGATGCAGGAAAAGCCGACCCGTGAACCCATCAAGAACGAGGCGCGCAACAAGCTGAAAAACAAGACCGGCACCATCGCCATGGCCCGCACCGAGGAGGTCGACAGTGCCACGGCGCAATTTTTCATCAATACCGAGGACAATAAATTTCTCAACAACACCGGGACCAGCCCGGCGGACTTCGGCTATGCGGTGTTCGGACAGGTCGTCGACGGCATGAACGTGGTCTACACCATTGAGCAGCGGGCCACCACCAGCAGGGACGGATACGATGACGTGCCGGTTGAGCCGGTGGTGATCACCAAGGTCACGGTTCTTGATTGA
- a CDS encoding bifunctional DedA family/phosphatase PAP2 family protein, with the protein MEPWLETFAAWLPSGWLYYACLGLIAFLESLALVGIFVPGSVIIVMAGFFAAHGQGAPLPLMAAVTVGAIFGDLVSYLLGARYGTRLFQTRILVRRKQILNRARLFFVAHGGKSVFFGRFIGILRPFIPLIAGSARMPPAPFAAYTLISAILWGVAYPGLGYFFGASWQRVQVWTGRLSLLMLVFAGLLVINHLFWRFAFPLLQNLALRLWLTAQKKLRTMAASRFSLWSAAHLPTLHEFVVERFSLRKSTGFALSVGFFASLILALVFFWINRLLLRQTPLVRTDLVVYELMSELHHPVSDLFFSVVSQMGDLPILLLAAAFTLLWLTLNNRDFSALILLLGFPAGQLLVLLVKFIFDHPRPLPFFPHFETAFASFPSSHAFSAVAFYGLVVYFILGSVRLWETRFYLIFWASFWALLIGFSRIYLGAHWLSDVLGGLTLGACWLAVLITICEMRFRFGEFPLPLGWRPVKLTRRGRLWILVPAGLAVLIAIALLIQSNLGPGYPP; encoded by the coding sequence ATGGAACCTTGGCTTGAAACATTCGCCGCCTGGCTGCCTTCGGGATGGCTGTATTATGCCTGCCTGGGCCTGATCGCCTTTCTGGAGTCCCTGGCCCTGGTAGGCATTTTCGTGCCCGGGAGCGTGATTATTGTCATGGCGGGTTTTTTTGCCGCCCATGGGCAGGGGGCGCCTCTGCCGTTGATGGCGGCCGTCACCGTCGGCGCGATCTTTGGCGACCTGGTGAGTTATTTACTCGGGGCGCGTTACGGTACCAGGCTTTTCCAGACCCGCATTCTTGTCCGCCGCAAACAAATCCTGAATCGCGCCCGCCTCTTTTTTGTGGCCCATGGCGGAAAAAGCGTTTTTTTCGGGCGCTTTATCGGGATTCTTCGGCCCTTCATTCCATTGATCGCGGGCAGCGCCCGAATGCCGCCCGCCCCCTTTGCCGCCTATACTCTCATCAGCGCGATACTCTGGGGCGTCGCCTATCCGGGCCTGGGCTATTTTTTCGGCGCCAGTTGGCAGCGCGTCCAGGTTTGGACCGGGCGCCTGAGCCTGCTGATGCTGGTTTTCGCCGGACTACTGGTAATCAACCACCTCTTCTGGCGCTTTGCGTTTCCGCTGTTGCAGAATCTGGCACTGCGCCTTTGGCTTACAGCCCAAAAAAAGCTGCGCACCATGGCTGCCTCCAGATTTTCCCTTTGGTCGGCCGCACATCTGCCCACCCTGCATGAGTTTGTCGTCGAGCGTTTTTCCCTGCGAAAAAGCACTGGATTCGCCTTAAGTGTCGGCTTTTTCGCCAGCCTGATTCTGGCACTGGTGTTTTTCTGGATCAACCGCCTGCTCTTGCGCCAGACGCCCTTGGTGCGAACGGATCTGGTGGTTTATGAACTGATGTCGGAGTTGCATCACCCCGTCAGCGACCTGTTTTTTTCGGTTGTCAGTCAAATGGGCGATTTGCCGATCTTGCTTCTGGCGGCGGCATTTACGCTGCTTTGGCTGACTCTCAATAATCGCGATTTTTCAGCCCTGATTCTGTTGCTTGGATTTCCCGCCGGACAACTTCTGGTTCTGCTGGTCAAATTCATCTTCGACCACCCCCGTCCCTTGCCCTTTTTTCCTCACTTCGAAACGGCCTTCGCGAGTTTTCCGAGCAGTCACGCCTTCAGTGCCGTGGCCTTCTACGGTCTGGTCGTTTATTTCATCCTTGGAAGTGTGCGCCTATGGGAAACGCGCTTCTATCTTATTTTTTGGGCGAGTTTTTGGGCGCTGCTGATCGGCTTCAGCCGCATTTACCTCGGAGCGCACTGGCTGAGCGACGTGCTGGGCGGGCTGACCCTGGGCGCCTGCTGGCTGGCCGTGCTCATCACCATCTGCGAAATGCGTTTTCGCTTCGGTGAGTTTCCCCTACCCCTGGGTTGGCGCCCCGTCAAACTGACACGCCGCGGTCGACTGTGGATTCTGGTTCCAGCGGGTCTGGCCGTCCTGATCGCCATCGCCCTGTTAATCCAAAGCAACCTCGGGCCAGGATACCCGCCGTAG
- a CDS encoding DUF2191 domain-containing protein, protein MRRTTVTLPQELLEELVTLVGAKSKTEAVLTAVKNEIRLRKRARIKAMAGKMEFTADADELRHGDRRLG, encoded by the coding sequence ATGCGCCGCACAACCGTAACCCTGCCCCAAGAGCTGTTGGAGGAACTGGTGACCCTGGTCGGCGCCAAGAGCAAGACTGAAGCGGTCCTGACCGCCGTCAAGAACGAAATCCGCCTGCGCAAGCGGGCCCGCATCAAGGCGATGGCCGGCAAGATGGAATTCACCGCCGATGCCGACGAACTGCGCCATGGAGACCGCCGCCTTGGCTAG
- the vapC gene encoding type II toxin-antitoxin system VapC family toxin, with product METAALARVLIDTSVWIAFFRKNEPYHSLVSQWMDDDQVVCCGFILAELIQGAKSDKELAVLEDFLQVFPFIPESPELWVAAGKLSYQLRRKGVTVGLSDCLIAVAAASDNAQVATLDNHFDALCRPAGISLFPLR from the coding sequence ATGGAGACCGCCGCCTTGGCTAGGGTACTGATCGACACTTCGGTCTGGATCGCGTTCTTCCGCAAGAACGAACCCTATCACAGCCTGGTCAGCCAATGGATGGACGATGATCAGGTCGTCTGCTGCGGTTTCATCCTGGCTGAACTGATACAGGGAGCCAAGTCCGACAAGGAGCTGGCCGTGCTGGAGGACTTCCTGCAAGTGTTCCCTTTTATCCCGGAATCCCCAGAGCTGTGGGTCGCGGCCGGCAAACTTTCCTACCAACTGCGCCGCAAAGGGGTGACGGTCGGTCTGTCGGACTGCCTTATCGCCGTTGCGGCGGCTTCCGACAATGCGCAGGTGGCGACGCTGGACAACCATTTTGACGCGCTTTGCCGGCCCGCCGGAATCTCCCTGTTTCCTTTAAGGTAA
- a CDS encoding putative nucleotidyltransferase substrate binding domain-containing protein yields MPAENVFFLPVKDFCQRNVVTCSPDISLVEAAGIMRSENISSIVVCEGGAPIGIVTDRDLRNKVVAPGLDPRALGVRGVMNAPLIVVTEDDYLFEALYRMTRHSIHRVGVVNSAGKLTGIITNSDILRLQSRSPQQLMRDIEEAQNLEDLKNLHRQVQDLVVHLVGTGVATRDLVRTIAHLNDRILLRLIVLLRSERFPDLTDDFAFVVLGSEGRREQTLTTDQDNAIVYADDLPALEIKKLEEFSQILIDNLIYIGVPPCPGGIMAKNDTWRRSLSSWADVLDRWLGSATPENILNGSMFFDLRTLYGDARFERALKAQVTENLQRNEGFLARTAANVLRFKVPLGLFGRIKVETHGEHMGKLDVKRAGIFAITEGIKVLALEAGIVTGGTRERMHALLEAKILGRKQAEDLEASFNFLAFLRLRGQVAALREKREPINYIALSQLNRMEVGRLRLALEEVKAFQAFLKLHFQVNLLNN; encoded by the coding sequence GATTTCTGTCAAAGAAACGTCGTTACCTGTTCGCCGGATATCTCCCTGGTGGAGGCGGCGGGCATCATGCGGTCGGAGAATATTTCGAGCATTGTGGTGTGCGAGGGCGGCGCGCCCATCGGCATCGTTACCGACCGGGACCTGCGCAATAAGGTTGTCGCCCCTGGGCTTGATCCGCGCGCGCTGGGCGTGCGCGGCGTTATGAACGCGCCCCTTATCGTCGTTACCGAGGATGATTACCTTTTCGAGGCTCTTTACCGCATGACCCGTCACTCCATTCACCGCGTGGGTGTGGTGAATTCTGCGGGAAAACTCACGGGGATCATCACCAATTCGGATATTCTGCGGCTGCAGAGCCGCTCTCCCCAGCAACTCATGCGCGACATCGAGGAAGCTCAAAACCTCGAAGATCTTAAAAATCTGCACCGTCAGGTGCAGGATTTGGTGGTGCACCTGGTTGGCACCGGAGTCGCGACGCGTGACCTGGTGCGCACCATTGCGCATCTCAACGATCGAATTCTGCTGCGCCTCATCGTATTGTTGCGTTCCGAGCGTTTCCCCGATCTGACCGACGACTTTGCCTTTGTGGTCCTCGGCAGTGAGGGGCGCCGCGAACAGACCCTCACCACTGATCAGGATAACGCCATCGTTTACGCGGATGACCTGCCTGCCTTGGAAATTAAGAAGCTTGAGGAATTCAGCCAGATCCTCATCGATAATCTGATTTATATCGGGGTTCCTCCGTGTCCCGGCGGCATCATGGCAAAAAACGACACCTGGCGGCGTAGTTTGAGCAGTTGGGCCGATGTTCTGGATCGCTGGCTCGGATCCGCCACACCCGAGAATATCCTCAACGGCAGCATGTTTTTCGACCTGCGCACCCTCTACGGTGATGCGCGGTTCGAGCGCGCACTCAAGGCACAGGTTACGGAAAATCTACAGCGCAATGAGGGTTTTTTGGCGCGCACAGCGGCCAACGTGCTGCGCTTCAAGGTTCCCTTGGGATTGTTCGGTCGAATCAAGGTCGAAACGCACGGCGAGCATATGGGCAAGCTGGATGTCAAGCGAGCGGGGATTTTTGCCATCACCGAGGGGATCAAGGTTCTTGCCCTGGAGGCTGGAATCGTCACCGGTGGAACCCGCGAGCGCATGCACGCACTTCTGGAGGCCAAGATTCTCGGGCGCAAGCAGGCCGAGGATCTTGAGGCCAGCTTCAATTTTCTCGCCTTCCTGCGGCTGCGCGGCCAGGTCGCCGCTTTGCGCGAGAAACGTGAGCCGATCAATTATATCGCCCTTAGCCAACTCAACCGTATGGAGGTCGGGCGACTGCGCCTGGCCCTCGAAGAAGTCAAGGCGTTTCAGGCCTTTCTCAAGTTGCACTTTCAGGTTAATCTGTTGAACAACTAA
- the hflK gene encoding FtsH protease activity modulator HflK, with amino-acid sequence MEEKVVEMFNRVKGQKPPTNMIVGGLALLVALWAASTCFYKVGTEETGVVLRLGKFSKMTEPGLQFKLPFGIDQVYLVKTGRVLREEFGFRTQEPGVRTTYSPRRMEEESLTLTGDLNVTDVEWMVQYQINDPYRYLFKVNNPETTIRDISEAVVRRVVGNSNVSDVLTVQRAALALQIQSEVQEILNSYEMGVRIVTVRFQDVNPPGPVRDAFNEVNEAEQQRESMILQARAQYNQEVPKARGVARSRILEAEGYAVERVNRAQGEATRFTALLNEYRTAPEVTRQRLYLETMESILPKLEEIYVIDGNGATSPLPLLPLSQARQGGAR; translated from the coding sequence GTGGAAGAAAAAGTCGTGGAGATGTTCAACCGCGTCAAGGGGCAAAAGCCACCGACCAATATGATCGTCGGTGGTCTGGCGCTGCTGGTCGCCCTGTGGGCGGCCTCGACCTGTTTCTACAAAGTCGGCACCGAGGAAACGGGCGTGGTCTTGCGTCTCGGCAAGTTCAGCAAGATGACCGAACCGGGCTTGCAGTTCAAGCTGCCCTTCGGCATCGATCAGGTTTACCTGGTTAAAACCGGGCGCGTGCTGCGCGAGGAATTCGGTTTCCGCACCCAGGAGCCGGGGGTGCGCACCACCTATTCGCCGCGGCGCATGGAGGAGGAGTCCCTGACCCTGACCGGCGATCTCAACGTCACCGACGTCGAGTGGATGGTGCAGTATCAGATCAACGATCCCTACCGCTACCTGTTCAAGGTCAACAATCCCGAAACCACCATTCGCGACATCTCTGAGGCGGTGGTGCGGCGCGTGGTGGGCAACTCCAACGTCTCCGACGTACTGACCGTGCAGCGCGCGGCCCTGGCTTTGCAGATTCAGAGCGAGGTGCAGGAGATTCTCAACAGCTACGAGATGGGTGTGCGCATCGTCACCGTGCGCTTTCAGGACGTCAATCCGCCGGGCCCGGTGCGCGACGCCTTCAACGAGGTCAACGAGGCCGAGCAGCAGAGGGAGAGCATGATTCTGCAGGCGCGCGCCCAGTACAACCAGGAAGTGCCCAAGGCGCGCGGCGTGGCGCGCAGCCGGATTCTTGAGGCCGAGGGTTACGCCGTCGAGCGCGTCAATCGCGCTCAAGGTGAGGCGACGCGCTTTACGGCCCTGCTCAATGAGTACCGCACGGCGCCCGAGGTTACCCGTCAGCGCCTCTATCTTGAAACCATGGAAAGCATTCTACCCAAGCTCGAGGAAATCTACGTCATCGACGGCAACGGCGCTACCAGCCCCTTGCCGCTGCTTCCGCTGAGCCAGGCGCGCCAGGGAGGTGCCCGATGA
- a CDS encoding nucleotidyltransferase family protein produces MYCAIEIQKNQVHSLCRKHRVQRLSLFGSAASDQFDPAISDLDFLVEFQPMPPREQAEHYFGLLEDLEALFGIKVDLVELAPIRNPYFRQAVENSRVDLFDAA; encoded by the coding sequence ATGTATTGCGCCATTGAAATCCAGAAAAATCAGGTGCATTCCCTGTGTCGCAAACATCGTGTTCAGCGTCTCTCTCTGTTCGGGTCGGCCGCCTCGGACCAATTTGATCCCGCCATCAGTGACTTGGATTTTCTAGTCGAGTTTCAACCCATGCCCCCTCGGGAACAAGCCGAACACTATTTTGGCTTATTGGAGGATCTCGAAGCCTTGTTCGGCATCAAAGTCGATCTGGTCGAACTCGCCCCCATCCGCAATCCCTATTTTCGCCAAGCCGTTGAAAACAGCCGCGTGGATCTGTTTGATGCAGCTTGA
- a CDS encoding MoaD/ThiS family protein, whose amino-acid sequence MTQATAKTSGRVIVRMFGALHSLRRSRNLPTTIEVDLPPEGCTALEIAQQLDLPLERIEAVFCNHRTYDLNHRIHPGDRIAFVPPGVPGPHRFYLGIHQAGKKFSSGEDH is encoded by the coding sequence ATGACGCAAGCTACGGCCAAGACCTCCGGGCGGGTGATCGTGCGCATGTTCGGCGCCCTGCACAGCCTGCGGCGCAGCCGCAACCTGCCCACCACCATCGAGGTGGACTTGCCGCCCGAGGGCTGCACGGCCCTGGAGATCGCGCAACAACTCGACCTGCCCCTGGAGCGTATCGAGGCGGTGTTTTGCAATCACCGCACCTATGATCTCAACCACCGCATCCACCCCGGCGACCGCATTGCCTTCGTGCCGCCTGGCGTCCCCGGCCCCCATCGCTTTTACCTCGGCATCCACCAGGCGGGGAAAAAATTCAGCTCCGGTGAGGATCACTGA